The following nucleotide sequence is from Callithrix jacchus isolate 240 chromosome 12, calJac240_pri, whole genome shotgun sequence.
TGGCCACACCAATGCAACTGTTGAAGACATCTACTGTGAAGGCCCCCCAGAATACAAGAAGCGCAAAATCAATAGTCTCTCCTCCAAGGATTTCGATTGCATCATTACAGGTAATTCCacctcataaaattaaaataagggcTACATTTTTTCTCATGTGCAGGAACTGATATTTTTTACATCTTAAAAACTAGCtgagcaatttaatttttaaaaaattatgaaccaTTGACAACACTTCAtgtgtttaaaagaaaagtaaaatggcCATTTTACTATTctctgaaataaatgtatttcttatgaaTATTTGAGATCTAGCCAAGGAAAGAGGTATTAGCTCACAGTTATTTATCATTTCCTATTTTTGCAGAATTTGCAAAATCTCAAGACCTGCCTTATCAATCATTGTCCATAGatgctttttcttatttgaacGATGAGTATGTAGTCATCGCTCAGCCTTTTACTGGAAAATGCATCTTCCTTGAATGGGACCATGTGGAAAAGACCTTCCGGAATTATGATAACATCACAGGTACGAAAAGCTTAATAATATTTTGAGTGGGAAGTTAAACTGCTTCAGCCAAAGGCAACAAGGAAAGATGAGTGGTATATGGGAGTGCTTTAGCAGGCCTCAAGTCATTTGAATTCCAACTCTACCATTTGCTAAGTTACCTGGGATAGTTCTCTAAGCTGtaatttcctcacttgtaaaatgtgaataatattaATACTTAATTCACAGGGTTAATAAGATAATGTGAACATATATTCATGAAACTTAGCATAGGGCCTAGCATAATACACACACAGTAAAaatttgattgtttttctttaaagaaaagtatTGGATTATAAATCATGAGTTCTAGTCCAGGTTCTGCCACAGCCTATTTAGACAAGCTGATCATATTCACTGACACCCCAGCCCTTTTTCTTAACTATAAAATAAGAAGGTTATTTTAGGTCAACAAGTCTCAAATTTTGTTACACAAACATTTCTTCTACAAATTGTATGCCTTATAATCAAAAGGATTTTGTGGTCCAATAAGTTTGTGAACCATATCTCCCTCTTGGAGATTCATAATACATACATCTgtggctctgagaagtcctgcagtgAGGAAATTTTTTCCAATATTCTTCACTCTTAACTTGGCCAtagaatctaatttttttttttttttgagatggaatctcgctctgtcacccaggctggagtgcagtggcacagtcttggctcactacaacctccgcctcccgggttcaagtgattctcctgcctcagcctcccaagtagctgtgactacagacacctgcaatcacgctcagctaatttttgtatttttagtagggacagggttttactatgttggccaggctggtctcgaactcctgaccttatgatccacccacctcggcctcccaaagtgctgggattataagtgtgagccaccatacccagccggAATCTAATTCTTTCTATGAAAACTTATACTTAGCTaatctcttttgtcttttctttttctttttttttgaaacagagttttgttcagttacccaggctggaatgcagtggcatgacctggGATCACtgactgtaacctcagcctcctgggttcgagtgattcttgtacttcactctcctgagtagctaggactacaggcgtgtgccaccacatcccgctaatttttgtatttttagtagagacagggtttcatcatgttggccaggctggttttgaactcccggcctcaagtgatccacccaccttggcctcccgaagaactgggattacaggcgtgaactaccttgcctggccttacTTCGCTGATCTCTTAAGTTTCTTtcccattttaataatttttaaaattctaagtcATAAATTAGAACATAAGGATCCCGCTACAATTTTTATATCAGCTTTAGCTTCTAATACCTTTAAATCTGCTCTCAAGAGCACTCATATCTCCCCATAAAAGGTAACACTGTAGACAAGGCATGGAGGGTCATAACAGGTTTTGCTGGTGGCTATTAGCCTCACTGCTCAAAGGACGCAGACAGGTCTGAGGCTTGCTTGAGGCTGGGGTTGCTTAAATAAAGGGATCCCTTCCAAACTGAGACCCTTTTAGAATCCTTTTTTTCTGATGTGTCAGGGAAAGTAATGCTCTCTTTCTGCAAGAAATGAGAGGAGAACACTGAGGCCGCAGCTGTTTGTCCTGAACATGTAGAGCAGGCTGGATGTGACATTAATGACTCAATTGTTGGTAACAAGGCCTATGAGGCACAAAGGCACAGAACTTCAGGACACTGCTGCCACCGGGCTTTGGAGATGAGCCTTGCCTAATCAACCAAGGAGATCTCTCTTGTTTCAGGCTGATTTGGGTGGAGGTTGTATGGCCCCAGCCAGCCTGCATGTTTACATGCTCCAAAAGAAGATGGTCACACAACTAATCTCTCCTTTGTCTTTTTCCAGGCACGTCCACTGTAGTATGCAAGCCTATAGTCATTGAAACTCAGCTGTATGTTATCGTGGCCCAGCTGTTTGGTGGCTCTCACATCTATAAGCGAGACAGTTTTgcaaataaattcattaaaatccAGGATATTGAAATTCTCAAAATCCGAAAACCCAATGACATTGAAACATTCAAGATTGAAAACAACTGGTACTTTGTTGTGGCTGACAGTTCAAAAGCTGGTTTTACTACCATTTACAAATGGAATGGAAACGGATTCTACTCCCATCAGTCCTTACACGCGTGGTACAGGGACACTGATGTGGAATATCTGGAAATAGTCAGAACACCTCAGACACTCAGAACGCCTCATTTAATTCTGTCTAGTAGTTCCCAGCGTCCTGTAATTTATCAGTGGAACAAAGCAACACAATTATTCAGTAACCAAACTGACATTCCTAACATGGAGGATGTATATGCAGTGAAGCACTTCTCAGTGAAAGGGGATGTGTACATTTGCTTGACAAGATTCATTGGTGATTCCAAAGTCATGAAATGGGGAGGCTCCTCATTCCAGGATATTCAGAGGATACCATCACGAGGATCTATGGTGTTCCAGCCTCTTCAGATAAATAATTACCAATATGCAATTCTTGGAAGTGATTACTCCTTTACTCAAGTGTTTAACTGGGATTCAGAGAAAGCCACATTTGTGAAATTTCAGGAATTAAATGTTCAGGCACCAAGATCATTCACGCATGTGTCCATTAATAAGcgtaattttctttttgcttccagTTTTAAGGGAAATACACAGATTTACAAACATGTCATAGTTGACTTAAGCGCATGAGACACCAAATTCTGTGGTTGCCATCGGAAACTTTCTACAGTACATGACCCGGATGAACTCAATGCATGATGACTCTTCTTATCACACTTGCAAATGAATGCCTTTCAAACATTGAGACTGCTAGAACCAAGCACTACCAGTATCTCCATCCTTAACTGTCCAGTCCAGTGATGTGGGAAGTTACCTTTTATAAGACAAAATTTAATTGTGTAACTGTTATTTGCAGTGAAGATGTGTAAATAAGCGTTTAATGGTATCTGTTActccaaaaagaaatattaatatgtacttttccatttatttattcatgtgttCAGAAACAACTgccaaataaaatgtttacattttctttcatatcCCAAAGGTAATTATTTACAGGagttgttttattcttgttgatGGTATGTTGAAGAAATAGTTTTATATAACAGTGTTGTATTTGGTCAAGGATTTACAGTATGAAGAATCAGTGAAGATAAAATCATGGGTAATCTGATATTCATTACTCATAATTTATGACCAGGTTTATCTGTGGCTGATTTTGAACATTCAATGGTATTTTCAAAGGTCATGGCCTTTAGGAACAATTTGAGGTGAAAAGGTGACAAATTCAAAGAAAGGTGGAGAAATTTGCCTACTGCAGGAAGGCTGATTTGAAATTAAGGACAGCAAGACCCAGCCCTTCCTGACTGATAGCCCCAGCTAAAATCATCACTCAGACAACTTCTAGGAGAAAGTATAATCAAGAATTAGGATTTCAAAACTCTATGCAGGGTCTTTCTAAGCATCTGACAGCTGATAGAGATTGTAACCTTATAGCCTTCGCCTCAAATGCACCTGTCATGAAGGCCTCTTAATCTGATTAAGGATGCTTCGCTTCTAGATACCAATTTTGATTTGTTATTTACCTGCTGTAGAGTGCCCAAAAGGCTCATAtttgattttctaaatttctgcttctagatcacATGGGTCATTAGCACAATGCCTGTGATATAGTAGGCTCTccaaaaatgcttttaaagaagCACGTGTCCTCCTGTTATAATATCATAATAAACTTTCTGAGGCCTTTTGACCTAATTATTGCCTGCCTATTAAGAATGGGGTACTGTtcagcaggggtgggggattTTTGGCAGAATAGGGCATGGACCTTGCCCTCTGGGGCCTTAGAAGACTGAGGGGTTAGAACACGAAAACCTGCAGAGCAAGCAGCGAGTGCCGAGTACCTTCTGAACATTCCAGATTATAAGTATCCTGGGAGTATCCCGATGACTTTCTGGAAGTCTAGGTTCCTGTTTGCACTTAAAGGGAAGATGTAGTTTCAAAGGGGGGTCATGGCAAAGAAGATACTCCTGGCACAACCTGGTTCTGCGTGCTGCCTTCACGGAGGGGGTCAGAGCTTTCTCCTGCTCATTGTTTCCCGGACTCTTTTGCCATAtaagtggggctggggagggcagaCAGCAGCCCTTGGCATACAGTGCATATCTAGAAGACTTGGGGCATCAAAGGCACACACATACTTACATAGTTTCTAGGAAGCAACTCCTTGGGGAGTTATGCACAGGAACCAGATTCCTTTACCCATATGGGGAAGATACTAATTCCGACATCAGGATGATGGGAGAGAATACCTCACTCCTGAACTGGgctttaaatgtgttcttttttcagTTCCCTTTTCCTGTAAGCAGCATCATATGCTATTGGAGAACACTTGCTCTGTACAGACCAGGTTGAACTCTGGCTCTGCCATATACTGGCTTTGTCCACAGGCCAGTTGCTTagcccctctgagcctcagtttctttccctGTAAACAGGGGCAATAATACCTACTTCCAAAGATGatggaaggattaaatgagataatacatgcacAGCAGACTTTAGTGCTCAAATATGGCCACAACAATATCTCCCATCCCGTGTGCTCTGTGAGAGCCCTGCCCGCATCCCACCGAGAGGCAGTATCTAGTTCACCGATTCTTAAACTTGAATGAGTTTGACTTGCTTGTCATAGAATGTGGTGGGAATAATATAGTTGATTTCTGAGGCTAGGTTATAAAAATAAGGAAGCTTCTCTCTTACCTTGTAAACTGGGACACTTGATTTTGGAGCCATGAGCAGCCACCTTCAAAAGTCCTACTAGCTTGAGGCTACTGTTCTGTGATAAAGCCCAGGCCCCATGGAGAAACCACCGGTAGGTGCTTTGGTCAACAGACCCAGCCACGGCCGTCCTCAGCCACCGGTTCTGTGAATGAAGATGCCTCTGGGTGATCCCAGCCCCAGCTGTCAATCACTACCAGACTTCAGATCTTCCCAGCAGAGGCCACAGACATTGCAGAGTATAGACAAGCCATCCCCACTGTGTCCTGTCCAAATGCCTGACCCACGGACTCTATGAACATAATAAAATGGCTTACATTGTCTTAAATGGCTACATATGGGGGTGATTTTTTACACAACAGCACAGCTGAGCACTTACCAAGTGATAGTTATTGTTAACAGGCACCACACTCAGAAGATTGCATACTTTGGGGTCATGCTGTACCTTATTATCTTAATGTAATTCaccatcatttcattttttagagaatagctcctttttaaaaaaaaatttatttttttagttttgagatggagtcttgctctgtgacccaggccgGAGTgaagtgatgccatctcagctcactgcaacctccgcctcccagggtcaagcaattctcctgtctcagcctcccaagtagctggaattgtagGTGTCTGCTCCCACACCcagctattgtgtgtgtgtgtgtgtgtgtgtgtgtctgtgtgtgtgtgtgtgtgtgtgtgtgtgtgtgtttagcagagatgggatttcgccatgttggtcaggctggtctcgaacctctgacctcagttgatccactgccttggcctcccaaagtgctgggattaaaagtgttATCCATCATGCCCAGCATGATTCTCCTTTTTGAAAAGGAGAATAGctcctttttaaaatacagtatcagtgttcttactttgtgccaggcattgtgctgagtTCAGGAATGCAGACATCAAGAGACCCAGATTCTGacctatttgttttcattttttatttttagggttctgctgtgttgcccaggcagtgatgttgtggtacaatcatagctcactgcagccttaaactcctgggctcagtggtCCTCTTGCAtaactgagattgcaggcattgaccaccatgttcagctaacttttaaactttttttgtggtggctcatgcctgtaatccaagtaatACCTACTTCCAAAGATGatggaaggattaaatgagataatacatgcacAGCAGACTTTAGTGCTCAAATATGGCCACAACAATATCTCCCATCCCGTGTGCTCTGTGAGAGCCCTGCCCGCATCCCATTGAGAGGCAGTATCTAGTTCACCGATTCTTAAACTTGAATGAGTTTGACTTGCTTGTCATAGAATGTGGTGGGAATAATATAGTTGATTTctgaggctaggtcataaaaatAAGGAAGCTTCTCTCTTACCTTGTAAACTGGGACACTTGATTTTGGAGCCATGAGCAGCCACCTTCAAAAGTCCTACTAGCTTGAGGCTACTGTTCTGTGATGAAGCCCAGGCCCCATGGAGAAACCACTTGTTGGTGCTTTGGTCAACAGACCCAGCCACAACAAACCCCaatcacctggggtcgggagttcaagaccagcccgaccaacatggtgaaaccccgtctttaaaaaaaatttttttttttggccaggcgcggtggctcacgcctgtaatcccagcactttgggaggccgaggctggtggatcacgaggtcaagagattgagaccatcctagtcaacatggtgaaaccctgcctctactaaaaatacaaaaaattggctgggcatggtggcgcgtgcctgtaatcccagctactcaggaggctgaggcaggaaaattgcctgaacccaggaggtggagtttgtggtgagccgagattgcgccattgcactccagcctgggtaacaagagcgaaactccgtctcaaaaaaaaaaaaaaattttttttgtagagacagggtcttgctttgttgtccaggttgttctcaaactcctggcctcaagaaatcctcccaccttagcctcccaaactgctgggattacaggcgtgagccacagcacccagccagtcCTTATTTTCAGAAAAGCACTGACTATTGAAGCTAGCCAACTGACTGTCTGGTTTGCCTTAAAGCTGGAAACCCAGAGGTGTAGGTGAAGCGAGTTGGCTGAATTAGGACCATCTTCCATCCTGATACTCAGCCCAGTGCTTTCTCCATCATATGGTGCTACTTTTCACAAATTTACTCTCTGATTAGAACTTGGGATGTAGATGGGGAAATTGATGAGGGGTAAAGAGAAGACcaagaaaattaattaaagaaagaCTGAGGAGGAGGACGTGGGTAGGGTTCACCTTTGCAGGAATTGACTAGCCTTTTCTGAGAGTTGTCCCCTCTCCCTGTACCCTTCATCTACCCTATACTATTTAACTCTGTCCCCTCTGCAGCCACAGAGGGTTGTACCTGTAATGCATCCCAATGTTCACCTGAAATGAACTCCAGGTGTTCAATCTAGAAGCTGGGCTGAGCTCAGCCTGAGCCAAGCTGCACATAGGGAGGACTGATCTTTGAATGAGAGTTCAAAGAGAAAGAACTTTGAGAGAGTTCTCTCTCCTGGATATTTGGAATTAGGACAGCAGAGGCTGAGCCAGTTTGCCACAGGCACAGGGTCTGTAAGGAGATGATCCTAAATCAGACTCCTTAGAGGCAGAGAGATTGACTGAGGGAGTGCCCTCAGGCTACACCTGAAGGGAGTGAGAGGAGCAGCTAGGGCAGGGGAAGATGCTAAGCAGAGACAGGAAAAGGCAGCCTGCCCTGATCCTAGGGGCTCTCCAGGGTGTAAATTGTACCACCGAGTGTGTCCTGCCTTGAGACAAGGAGGATGGACTTTTGCATGCCCCCCACCCATCTGATAGTCACTGGCCAAGAAATGTGGGGCAAAACCTTTTGGGCATCTCCAGCAGAGAAGGTTCCAGTTGGTGAAGGACAGCCCTCCAGAGAAGGGTACACATATGAGCTGTTATTAACTGATAACCACAGTAGCTGCAAGATGAGGACATCAGCCCAGTAAAGGGCATTGGGGTGAGATACCAACAGCATATACCACAGTGATGGTGACTGGGGAGCTGAAGATACCATTTGGGGGCAGCCATGATGGCCCATGAGCCAGAAGAGCTGAGGAGACTGGTCAGAAAGTGAGAAGAGAATGACATGTGAGTTCAGAAAGAAGCAGAGGTGAGAAACTGCAGTTTGagggagagcaagagagagaatagagagaggaaaggagagagaaaaagggtgaggaaaaagggaggaaaggagggaacaaaggagagcaaaaagaaagaggaggttggggagagggATAGTGAGAAGAAGATGGGGAGGTGTGGTGTTCCAGGTTGGGTTACCTGGTAACCAAACTCTGAGAAGTTACTGTACAGGCATTAATTAAGGAATCCTCTTGAGGTCACCACCTgggaaggagaaaatggaaacatGATTGGATAGAGGGAGGCACTGAGCTGTGATAAAATTCCAGTAAAAGCCTCAGGCAACCTGATAGCTACTCCAACTAGAGACCACTGAGCTGGGATGTCCCTTCTCAGTTGTCTCAAGTTAGAGCAAGGGGACCAGGTCTTTATATGTGTGCAGCCTCCACACCAGTTAGCCATTGGATGCAGCTCCCTGCCCTTGCATTCCTCAagggatgatatggtttggctgtgtccctgcccaaatctcatcttgaattgtagctcccacaattcccatgtgtcgtgggagggaccctgtgggagataattgaatcatggggacaggtctttcccatgctgttctcatgatggtgaataagcctcatgagatctgatggttttgtaaaggggagtttccctgcataagctctctcttgcctgccccatgtaagacatcccttgtccttccaccatgattgtgaggcctctccagccatgtgtaactgtgagtccattaaacctctgtttctttataaattacccagtctcagatatgtctttattagcaacgtAAAAATGGACTAATCAAGGGACTTCTATAACATTCTAACAAtaacccatgcacacacacattgttTTGTTCCAGGTTAGTTTGAATGAATTTCTGCACTTGCCACAAAATTATCTCCAACTAATTCCGAATGTTTAGGAACAATTTACTGTAATATAGATATGATGGTAAGAATTCGATATTtccatcctttttcttttatttatttattttttattgcattttagcatcctttttctttctacagTTCAGACTGTATCATTTCTACTGCTCTATCTTCACTTCCAATCTCAAATGTCttcaaaatgtaatattatttcaATCAGATTAATGcttctaaaattttatgtaaaaataccaGTGTATGAAAATGTTTGTAttatcaaaaatttttaatttccagtgTATTTTGGACCAATACATTGTGAACTATTCtttttggaaatgaaaaacaaTCACATGCTTGGTTGCTATGGCAATGTCTCAAGTTTTGTACTTATCCCAAACTGATTCCAAACTCTCCCTGGACTGGTATTGGTCCCAGGACTACATCTATAGCTGAATGAACCGATTCAACTACAGCTCAACTCACTCAGCTCAGCTCTTATCATTACATATCAATCATAATGTGGAAATATAAGGCATTTTAATATGATTTCTATGAACAACATGGGACCTCCAGGGACACCACATTTCAGGAAGCCCTAAAATGGCCCTAGAAAGTTCTGAAAGTGGAGTTCAAGATCTGGCCTGCTTCTTCTCCCACTCCTGCATCCTGGACCCTGCCTGCGCTGCAAGTACCCACACAATTTGCCGATCTCTATTCATCTGAGCACTGACATGCTTCTGTGCTTTGGCTGCTCCAATCACCCACAATGCCCTTTCCCTacttttctacctttttaaatCTTAGTCCTCCTCATTCAACCAGTTAGATGTGATTTCTCCTTCCTCTGGCTTTCTCAGCCCATTGCTTTGTACCGCGAGCAAGTCTCGTGTTATCACTCGACCTTGCATTATAGTCAACTGTTGATATATCCATTTCTCTTACCAGGTTACACATCTCTCAGGGTCAGGACTGTGTCTTAGAAACCTCTGATTGTTCCATTCATCCCAACCCTAAGCTCCTAGGACAGTCCCACTTTCAAGAGGGTCCAAAAACTTGGTGGAAATcaaatcacttaagcccagaagctTCAGTGCTCCTGTTTGCATATCTACAAGCAGCCACATCCCCTGTGGTGAGTTCCCA
It contains:
- the LGI1 gene encoding leucine-rich glioma-inactivated protein 1 isoform X2, which codes for MESERSKRMGNACIPLKRIAYFLCLLSALLLTEGKKPAKPKCPAVCTCTKDNALCENARSIPRTVPPDVTSLLFTSNSFDVISDDAFIGLPHLEYLFIENNNIKSISRHTFRGLKSLIHLSLANNNLQTLPKDIFKGLDSLTNVDLRGNSFNCDCKLKWLVEWLGHTNATVEDIYCEGPPEYKKRKINSLSSKDFDCIITEFAKSQDLPYQSLSIDAFSYLNDEYVVIAQPFTGKCIFLEWDHVEKTFRNYDNITGTSTVVCKPIVIETQLYVIVAQLFGGSHIYKRDSFANKFIKIQDIEILKIRKPNDIETFKIENNWYFVVADSSKAGFTTIYKWNGNGFYSHQSLHAWYRDTDVEYLEIVRTPQTLRTPHLILSSSSQRPVIYQWNKATQLFSNQTDIPNMEDVYAVKHFSVKGDVYICLTRFIGDSKVMKWGGSSFQDIQRIPSRGSMVFQPLQINNYQYAILGSDYSFTQVFNWDSEKATFVKFQELNVQAPRSFTHVSINKRNFLFASSFKGNTQIYKHVIVDLSA
- the LGI1 gene encoding leucine-rich glioma-inactivated protein 1 isoform X1, producing the protein MESERSKRMGNACIPLKRIAYFLCLLSALLLTEGKKPAKPKCPAVCTCTKDNALCENARSIPRTVPPDVTSLSFVRSGFTEISEGSFLFTPSLQLLLFTSNSFDVISDDAFIGLPHLEYLFIENNNIKSISRHTFRGLKSLIHLSLANNNLQTLPKDIFKGLDSLTNVDLRGNSFNCDCKLKWLVEWLGHTNATVEDIYCEGPPEYKKRKINSLSSKDFDCIITEFAKSQDLPYQSLSIDAFSYLNDEYVVIAQPFTGKCIFLEWDHVEKTFRNYDNITGTSTVVCKPIVIETQLYVIVAQLFGGSHIYKRDSFANKFIKIQDIEILKIRKPNDIETFKIENNWYFVVADSSKAGFTTIYKWNGNGFYSHQSLHAWYRDTDVEYLEIVRTPQTLRTPHLILSSSSQRPVIYQWNKATQLFSNQTDIPNMEDVYAVKHFSVKGDVYICLTRFIGDSKVMKWGGSSFQDIQRIPSRGSMVFQPLQINNYQYAILGSDYSFTQVFNWDSEKATFVKFQELNVQAPRSFTHVSINKRNFLFASSFKGNTQIYKHVIVDLSA